In Rattus rattus isolate New Zealand chromosome 9, Rrattus_CSIRO_v1, whole genome shotgun sequence, a genomic segment contains:
- the Tedc2 gene encoding tubulin epsilon and delta complex protein 2 produces the protein MLGVKANYLLPADCAQRLVAELQGALDSCADQQRQLERSLRVSRRLLQVWEPTRTPSPVPETKEEDSSPACTPSSQDLEELELLTQALEKAVRVRKGVSNAGQRDRTPSLTSKAATSGTTASAHPQAPSRTGSRALGARPTKGIRRATASAKDYPECRLQTRGDRTQVRTQDQTAGYGPGLRDQAPSSVGHATELFTLKEKGTLLQLPVAFRKASSRNSRLWAQLSSTETNDSTDATRATKTQFLHKLQMASGCSSHRPCATEVEAHAQSLRKACTLLRRHMQKELAAAPTDWMQEYRCLLTLEGLQTIVGQCLHRIQALQAAVTEQPPGVCPAEEPTQVSSVCEGEVDSSWSPELLLYSNTKELQTLATLKLRVAMLDQQIHLEKVLMAELLPLINTQEPGRPPWLALCRVIYSLLCEGGEQFLTVLRDDPAD, from the exons ATGCTTGGCGTTAAAGCAAACTACCTGCTACCGGCAGACTGCGCTCAGCG GCTGGTAGCTGAGCTGCAGGGCGCCCTGGACTCCTGCGCCGATCAACAGCGGCAGTTGGAGCGAAGCCTGCGCGTTTCCAGGAGGCTGCTGCAGGTCTG GGAACCAACCAGGACCCCGTCTCCAGTTCCAGAAACCAAGGAAGAGGACTCGAGTCCAG CGTGTACACCGAGTTCTCAAGACCTTGAGGAGCTGGAACTTTTGACCCAGGCACTGGAGAAGGCTGTTCGTGTGAGGAAAGGCGTGTCCAATGCTGGACAAAGAGACAGGACCCCCAGTCTGACATCTAAGGCAGCCACTTCTGGTACCACGGCTTCTGCCCATCCTCAGGCTCCCAGCAGGACTGGGAGTCGTGCATTAGGTGCAAGACCCACCAAGGGCATACGACGGGCCACAGCCTCTGCCAAGGATTACCCTGAGTGCAGACTTCAGACAAGGGGAGATAGGACCCAAGTAAGAACACAAGACCAAACTGCTGGGTATGGACCAGGCCTCAGGGATCAGGCCCCATCATCTGTTGGCCATGCCACAGAACTCTTCACGTTAAAAGAGAAGGG GACTCTCTTGCAGCTACCTGTGGCCTTCAGGAAGGCATCTTCTCGGAATTCCCG CCTGTGGGCCCAGCTCAGCTCTACAGAAACCAATGACTCCACAGATGCCACTAGAGCCACCAAAACTCAGTTCCTCCATAAACTCCAGATGGCT TCAGGCTGTTCCAGCCACAGGCCCTGTGCTACAGAAGTGGAGGCGCATGCCCAGAGCCTGAGAAAGGCCTGTACACTGCTGAGACGTCATATGCAGAAGGAACTTGCAGCAG CCCCCACTGACTGGATGCAGGAGTACCGATGCCTGCTCACCCTGGAAGGACTGCAGACCATTGTTGGGCAGTGTCTCCACAGGATACAGGCGCTGCAAGCAG CTGTGACAGAACAGCCTCCAGGAGTGTGCCCTGCAGAGGAGCCCACTCAGGTCTCGTCAGTTTGTGAAGGAGAGGTGGACTCTTCCTGGAGCCCTGAGCTCCTTCTCTACTCTAACACCAAGGAGCTGCAGACCTTGGCAACTTTGAAGCTTCGAGTGGCCATGCTAGACCAGCAGATCCATCTAGAAAAG GTTCTGATGGCTGAACTCCTCCCTCTGATAAACACCCAGGAGCCAGGAAGACCGCCTTGGCTGGCACTGTGTCGGGTTATATACAGTCTGCTCTGTGAGGGAGGCGAACAGTTCCTCACAGTCCTTCGAGATGACCCTGCTGACTAA
- the Ccnf gene encoding cyclin-F: MGSGGVIHCRCAKCFCYPTKRRIKRRPRNLTILSLPEDVLFHILKWLSVGDILAVRAVHSHLKYLVDNHASVWASASFQELWPSPQNLKLFERAAEKGNFEAAVKLGIAYLYNEGLSVSDEACAEVNGLKASRFFSMAERLNTGSDPFIWLFIRPPWSVSGSCCKAVVHDSLRAECQLQRSHKASILHCLGRVLNLFEDEEKRKQAHNLFEESAHQGCLASSYLLWESDRKVDMSDPGRCLHSFRKLRDYAAKGCWEAQLALAKACAGGSQLGLEGKACSESVCQLFQASQAVNKQQIFSVQKGLSDTMRYILIDWLVEVATMKDFTSLCLHLTVECVDRYLRRRLVPRYKLQLLGIACMVICTRFISKEILTIREAVWLTDNTYKYEDLVRVMGEIISALEGKIRIPTVVDYKEVLLTLVPVAPRTQHLCSFLCELTLLHTSLSVYAPARLASAALLLARLMHGHTQPWTTQLWDLTGFSYSDLTPCVLSLHKKCFHDDAPKDYRQVSLTAVKQRFEDKCYEEISQEEVLSYAELCSALGVKQESPEPPSFPSSGEIHTFLSSPSGRRSKRKRENSLQEDRGSFVTTPTAELSNQEETLLGSLLDWSLDCCSGYEGDQESEGEKEGDVTAPSGLLDVTVVYLNPEEHCCQESSDEEVWPEDKSHPAPGTQAPPASAPWPLPCNRGDPGKDVTTSGYSSVSSSSPISSLDGGMVGSPRSTSVLSVGSHSSTKPCHHQAKKSCLQCRPPNPPESGAHQQPVKRQNLSVHSDEDTNLGFLKF; encoded by the exons TGATCCACTGTAGGTGTGCCAAGTGTTTCTGTTATCCTACGAAGCGAAGAATCAAAAGAAGACCCAGGAACTTGACCATCTTGAGTCTCCCAGAAGACGTACTCTTTCATATCCTGAAATGGCTTTCTGTTGGGGACATCCTGGCTGTCCGAGCT GTCCACTCCCACCTCAAGTACCTGGTGGACAACCATGCCAGTGTGTGGGCATCTGCCAGCTTCCAAGAGCTGTGGCCTTCTCCACAGAACCTAAAGCTGTTTGAAAG GGCTGCTGAGAAGGGGAATTTTGAAGCTGCTGTGAAGTTGGGGATCGCCTACCTCTACAATGAAGGCT TGTCTGTGTCGGATGAGGCCTGCGCGGAAGTGAACGGCCTGAAGGCCTCTCGCTTCTTCAGCATGGCCGAGAGATTGAATACGGGTTCGGACCCCTTCATCTGGCTCTTCATCCGCCCGCCGTGGTCAGTGTCTGGAAGCTGTTGCAAGGCCGTGGTCCATGACAGCCTCAGGGCCGAGTGTCAATTACAAAGA agtcaCAAAGCTTCCATACTGCACTGCTTGGGAAGAGTGCTGAATCTTTTTGAG GAcgaagagaagaggaagcaggctcATAACCTTTTTGAAGAATCTGCTCATCAGGGATGCTTGGCCAGCTCATACCTCCTTTGGGAAAGTGACAGAAAGGTGGAT ATGTCTGACCCTGGACGATGCCTCCACAGCTTCCGGAAACTCAGGGACTACGCCGCCAAGGGCTGCTGGGAAGCACAG CTGGCTTTGGCCAAAGCCTGTGCAGGAGGAAGCCAGCTTGGACTGGAAGGGAAGGCCTGCAGTGAGTCAGTCTGCCAGCTCTTCCAAGCCTCCCAGGCCGTCAACAAGCAGCAGATATTCTCTGTGCAGAAGGGGCTCAGTGACACCATGAG GTACATTCTAATCGACTGGTTGGTGGAAGTTGCCACCATGAAGGACTTCACAAGCCTGTGTCTCCACCTGACAGTGGAGTGTGTAGACCGGTACTTACGGAGGAGATTGGTCCCCAGATACAAGCTCCAGCTTCTGGGCATCGCCTGCATGGTCATCTGTACCCG GTTCATCAGCAAAGAGATCCTGACCATTAGAGAGGCTGTGTGGCTCACGGACAACACGTATAAATACGAGGACTTGGTGCGCGTGATGGGGGAGATCATCTCCGCCCTGGAAGGGAAGATTCGG ATCCCTACGGTGGTTGACTATAAAGAGGTCCTGCTGACACTGGTCCCTGTCGCACCCAGAACTCAACACCTGTGCAGCTTTCTCTGTGAGCTCACCCTGCTGCACACCAGCCTGTCCGTCTACGCCCCAGCCCGCCTGGCCTCTGCCGCCCTGCTCCTGGCCAGACTGATGCATGGACACA CACAGCCCTGGACCACTCAGCTGTGGGACCTCACTGGGTTCTCCTACAGCGACCTCACGCCCTGCGTCTTGAGCCTCCATAAGAAGTG tttccatgATGATGCACCCAAAGACTACAGACAAGTCTCTCTGACGGCCGTGAAGCAGCGGTTTGAGGATAAGTGCTATGAGGAGATCAGCCAGGAAGAG GTACTGAGCTATGCCGAACTGTGCAGTGCATTAGGGGTGAAACAGGAGAGCCCAGAGCCCCCGTCTTTCCCTAGCTCAGGGGAGATCCACACCTTCCTTAGCTCACCCTCCGGGAGGAGAAGCAAACG GAAGCGAGAGAACAGCCTTCAGGAGGACAGGGGCAGCTTTGTCACCACGCCCACCGCAGAACTATCGAACCAGGAGGAGACATTGCTGGGCAGCCTTCTGGACTGGAGCCTGGACTGCTGCTCCGGCTATGAGGGAGACCAGGAGAGCGAAGGCGAGAAGGAGGGGGATG TTACAGCTCCCAGTGGACTCCTTGACGTCACTGTGGTCTACCTGAACCCAGAAGAACACTGCTGCCAGGAGTCCAgtgatgaggaggtgtggccagaGGACAAGAGCCACCCAGCACCAGGCACCCAGGCAcctccagcctcagctccctGGCCCCTTCCCTGCAACAGGGGAGATCCGGGCAAGGATGTCACGACCTCAGGCTACTCCTCTGTCAGCAGCTCAAGTCCCATAAGCTCCCTGGATGGTGGCATGGTGGGCTCTCCCCGATCTACCTCAGTGCTCTCTGTGGGAAGCCACTCAAGCACAAAGCCTTGCCACCATCAGGCCAAGAAGTCATGTTTACAGTGTCGTCCCCCAAACCCCCCAGAGAGCGGTGCTCACCAGCAACCGGTAAAGCGCCAAAACCTGTCGGTGCACAGTGACGAGGACACGAACCTGGGCTTCCTGAAGTTCTGA